From the genome of Cytobacillus firmus, one region includes:
- a CDS encoding vWA domain-containing protein, whose product MKRALLLIVTIILSAVVLIACSSAEENKDDKKESDQKKSAESVEGAEEEDSEQTVKKFPPVPKSFKESAEYDMTGEFAGKEFSQEAKNKLNELPDINKDSSEEEIEAMEQEIFALFKENLSLPNVPIDQWEAMKFTDPNAGGEDLQVKQNYNVAILLDSSGSMGALENGRTRMDLAKEAIQQFVESLPQKANVSLSVYGHVGTGQEKDKEKSCRKVEEVYPLSAYDPAAFTNSLNQFKPAGWTPMAKAVEQVMKDLKEKDGEMNTNIIYLVSDGIETCGGDPVKAMESLGASNLKPVVNIIGYQVDNHGLSQLKEMAKAANGQFVNVQNQQDLKSEFNRTAEMAKVWSEWHEDANAAINSLFNNVQSQLNEWHKTEQEKMNREHKNLQSAVNYLNDQEKIDTDVFLRYDDHYREYFLTVDQEARDLFLELDSLNRDSFLDNWDEITDRFLENVNK is encoded by the coding sequence ATGAAAAGAGCATTACTGCTAATCGTAACCATTATTCTTTCTGCAGTTGTTCTAATTGCATGCAGTTCAGCTGAAGAGAATAAGGACGATAAAAAGGAGTCTGATCAAAAGAAATCAGCTGAAAGTGTGGAAGGAGCTGAGGAAGAAGATTCAGAGCAAACTGTAAAAAAGTTTCCTCCTGTTCCCAAGTCTTTCAAAGAATCTGCTGAATATGACATGACAGGAGAATTTGCAGGAAAAGAGTTTTCACAAGAAGCAAAAAATAAGCTTAATGAGCTTCCTGACATTAATAAGGATTCGTCAGAGGAAGAAATAGAGGCAATGGAACAGGAGATATTTGCGCTGTTTAAAGAAAATCTTAGTTTGCCTAATGTGCCAATTGATCAATGGGAAGCAATGAAGTTTACAGATCCAAATGCCGGGGGGGAAGATCTGCAGGTTAAACAAAATTATAATGTGGCTATATTGCTGGATTCCAGCGGCAGCATGGGTGCGCTCGAGAACGGGCGGACAAGAATGGATTTAGCCAAAGAGGCAATTCAGCAATTTGTTGAGAGTTTGCCGCAAAAAGCTAATGTCTCTCTCAGCGTTTATGGACATGTGGGCACAGGTCAGGAAAAAGATAAAGAAAAGTCCTGCAGAAAGGTTGAAGAAGTTTATCCGCTTTCAGCTTATGACCCTGCTGCATTCACAAACTCATTAAATCAGTTTAAGCCTGCAGGCTGGACACCTATGGCTAAAGCTGTCGAGCAGGTGATGAAGGATTTAAAGGAAAAGGATGGTGAGATGAATACCAACATAATCTATTTAGTCAGCGACGGGATTGAAACATGCGGAGGAGATCCAGTTAAAGCAATGGAAAGCCTTGGTGCGTCCAATCTCAAGCCCGTTGTCAATATCATTGGCTATCAGGTAGATAACCATGGTCTTAGTCAATTAAAGGAAATGGCAAAGGCCGCCAATGGCCAGTTTGTGAACGTTCAAAATCAGCAGGATCTAAAATCTGAATTTAACAGGACAGCTGAAATGGCTAAAGTGTGGTCTGAATGGCATGAAGATGCCAATGCAGCCATTAACAGTCTGTTTAATAATGTTCAATCACAGCTGAACGAGTGGCACAAAACAGAGCAGGAAAAGATGAACAGGGAACATAAGAATCTCCAATCAGCGGTAAATTATTTGAATGATCAAGAGAAAATTGATACAGATGTTTTCTTAAGATATGATGATCATTATCGGGAATATTTTTTGACAGTGGATCAGGAGGCGCGTGATTTATTCTTAGAGCTCGATAGTCTAAATCGTGACTCATTCCTTGATAATTGGGATGAGATAACAGATCGATTTTTAGAAAATGTTAATAAGTAA
- a CDS encoding MBL fold metallo-hydrolase, which yields MQTLEKLKRRFWYLTPVAETDRPILGAVVGDRMTLMIDAGNSEAHAQLFLSELEKHQILSPGMVVLTHWHWDHIFGLSRLNIPSIASRLTKAEMEKLIPYLWTDEALDERVENGVEIEFCASAIKKEYGNDRSIKIKLPDITFENKLEIDLGGVTCQLQQVGGDHSPDSVVVFIKEEKILFLGDAIYANLYASKWNYTEDPMLRLLDAIDQFDADTYILSHGTAISKAEYQEEAAMLRKAAHLSEKYEGQMEEMKNAYQSYVNRELNENELETIQFFANGNELKGPSRRLP from the coding sequence ATGCAAACATTAGAAAAACTAAAGCGCAGATTTTGGTATCTTACTCCTGTTGCAGAAACAGACCGTCCCATTTTAGGGGCTGTGGTCGGGGATCGAATGACTTTGATGATTGATGCAGGAAATTCGGAAGCTCATGCTCAACTATTTTTAAGCGAGCTGGAGAAACATCAAATACTTTCACCAGGGATGGTGGTGTTGACTCATTGGCACTGGGATCATATATTCGGATTGTCTCGACTGAACATCCCATCTATTGCTTCCCGACTGACCAAAGCTGAAATGGAAAAACTAATCCCATATTTATGGACAGATGAAGCATTGGATGAACGTGTGGAAAACGGAGTCGAAATAGAATTTTGCGCGAGCGCCATAAAGAAAGAATATGGTAATGACCGGAGTATTAAAATTAAACTTCCAGATATCACTTTCGAGAATAAGCTTGAAATTGATCTCGGCGGTGTGACTTGCCAACTGCAGCAAGTCGGTGGGGACCATTCTCCAGATTCCGTAGTGGTATTTATAAAAGAAGAAAAAATATTATTTTTAGGTGATGCGATTTACGCGAATCTTTACGCAAGTAAATGGAATTACACGGAAGATCCCATGCTTCGGTTATTAGATGCAATAGATCAATTTGATGCAGATACATATATTTTATCCCACGGGACTGCAATCTCAAAGGCAGAATACCAGGAGGAAGCGGCCATGCTCAGGAAAGCAGCCCACCTAAGCGAAAAATACGAAGGACAGATGGAAGAAATGAAGAACGCCTATCAATCCTATGTTAATCGTGAACTGAATGAGAATGAGTTAGAAACGATACAGTTCTTTGCAAATGGAAATGAACTGAAAGGACCTTCCAGGAGGCTGCCATGA
- a CDS encoding hydroxypyruvate isomerase family protein has protein sequence MNNFSVNLSTVFTEVPFLDRFKKAREAGFDLVECQFPYSNTIEEIRNELEDNDLSLVLINLPPGHWEEGDRGLAADPNRREEFRESVEIGIRYAKGLGVNQIHCMAGIHPSNNQNIFIENLFFAGTAMSEHGINLLIEPINPIDMPGYFLNDIQQAEEIINSVGLPNVKLQFDFYHIERIHGQALSFFQKYAELVSHVQIADSPGRHEPGTGEMNYKEILLYLQKHYKGSIGLEYNPQGRSAESFARLKEVTS, from the coding sequence ATGAACAATTTTTCTGTTAATCTTTCAACCGTTTTTACAGAAGTCCCTTTTTTGGACCGATTCAAAAAAGCCCGCGAAGCTGGTTTTGATCTTGTAGAATGCCAATTTCCATATTCTAATACAATAGAAGAAATCAGAAATGAGCTTGAGGACAATGATTTATCATTGGTTTTAATAAACCTGCCTCCAGGTCATTGGGAAGAAGGGGACAGGGGCCTTGCTGCAGACCCCAATCGCAGAGAAGAATTCAGAGAATCAGTTGAAATCGGGATCCGTTATGCGAAAGGACTTGGGGTAAATCAGATTCATTGCATGGCAGGGATACACCCGAGTAATAATCAGAATATTTTTATTGAAAATCTCTTCTTTGCGGGCACTGCTATGTCTGAACACGGAATTAACTTATTAATTGAACCAATCAATCCAATCGACATGCCTGGCTATTTCTTAAACGATATCCAGCAGGCTGAAGAGATAATCAATAGTGTCGGTTTGCCGAATGTGAAGCTTCAATTCGACTTTTACCATATTGAAAGAATACATGGCCAGGCTCTTTCTTTTTTTCAAAAGTATGCTGAGCTGGTTTCACATGTACAGATTGCAGACTCTCCGGGCAGACATGAGCCGGGGACGGGGGAAATGAACTATAAAGAGATCCTCCTATATTTGCAGAAACACTATAAAGGCAGTATTGGTCTTGAATATAATCCGCAAGGCAGAAGCGCTGAGAGCTTTGCTAGGCTGAAGGAGGTGACCTCATGA
- a CDS encoding NAD(P)-dependent oxidoreductase yields MKIGFIGTGVMGSRMAQRLLGHGFQVAVHNRTFQKVQPLIKNGAIYSETVSELSNQCEIICTCLSMPQDVMTVYMSKQGIIDNAKPGTICIDFTSVGADTSKIINRMAGAKEISYLDCPVSGGPEGAESGTLTIMAGGGEMAFQKVKPVLDVLGDTIEYMGPSGSGSIAKLINQYLVSVHSLAASEAMVTGAAYGLDSEQLLKVLKTSYGDSKILRRHMEQYVLPRHFTPGGAVKYVHKDVLLANQLLQEAGLTQFTGRMAEKAFQKAVEKELSEQDMSAVIKILEEETGTVVKLKD; encoded by the coding sequence ATGAAGATCGGGTTTATAGGAACAGGCGTGATGGGCTCCAGAATGGCCCAGCGGCTATTAGGCCATGGTTTTCAAGTGGCAGTACATAACCGGACATTCCAAAAAGTGCAGCCGCTTATTAAAAATGGAGCGATTTATTCAGAGACAGTAAGTGAGCTTTCCAATCAATGTGAAATTATATGCACGTGTCTTTCGATGCCTCAGGATGTTATGACCGTTTATATGAGTAAACAAGGAATCATTGACAATGCCAAGCCCGGAACGATATGCATTGACTTTACTTCAGTAGGGGCCGATACGAGTAAAATCATCAATAGGATGGCAGGTGCAAAAGAAATCAGTTATCTTGACTGTCCTGTCAGCGGCGGACCTGAAGGGGCCGAAAGCGGCACTTTAACGATCATGGCTGGCGGAGGGGAAATGGCCTTTCAGAAAGTTAAGCCGGTACTTGATGTGCTGGGTGACACTATAGAATATATGGGACCTTCGGGGTCTGGCAGCATTGCCAAGCTGATTAATCAGTACCTTGTTTCTGTCCACTCGCTGGCTGCCTCAGAGGCAATGGTAACCGGAGCTGCATATGGACTGGATTCTGAACAGCTATTAAAAGTCCTGAAAACAAGCTATGGCGACAGCAAGATCCTACGCAGGCATATGGAACAATACGTATTACCCCGCCATTTCACACCAGGAGGGGCAGTCAAGTATGTACATAAAGACGTCCTGCTTGCCAACCAGCTTTTGCAGGAAGCCGGCCTTACTCAATTTACCGGGAGGATGGCAGAAAAAGCATTCCAAAAAGCAGTAGAGAAAGAACTAAGCGAGCAGGATATGTCGGCAGTGATAAAGATTCTCGAGGAAGAGACGGGCACTGTTGTGAAGCTGAAAGATTAA
- a CDS encoding lysozyme family protein, with amino-acid sequence MKRRKSKKRTKRSSNIALLLFFMVLIFVLFDQFKQINIKETAVSLMPNLVSKNVQNYTPLLEKELKEVNLEEYTLVLAAIMQQESKGKGGDPMQASESAGLPPNSIQDPEQSIKQGVKHFQKALNYGSQKNVDFPAVIQAYNMGIGYIDFVAEQGGKHSEEIAKQFSLKQAEKNPEVYDCGGDKNNFRYPYCYGDFTYTTKVTKNIEILTARGTGKNGEYKSVW; translated from the coding sequence ATGAAGCGCAGAAAAAGCAAAAAGCGTACAAAACGCAGTTCAAATATAGCCTTACTGTTATTTTTTATGGTTTTGATCTTCGTCTTATTTGACCAATTCAAGCAGATTAATATAAAGGAAACTGCAGTTTCTTTAATGCCAAATTTGGTATCTAAAAACGTCCAGAATTACACGCCTTTACTTGAAAAGGAATTGAAAGAGGTCAATCTAGAAGAATACACACTTGTTCTGGCCGCAATCATGCAGCAGGAAAGCAAAGGGAAGGGAGGTGACCCGATGCAGGCTTCTGAATCAGCAGGATTGCCCCCAAATTCAATTCAGGACCCCGAACAGAGCATTAAACAGGGAGTAAAACACTTTCAGAAAGCATTAAATTATGGCAGTCAAAAAAATGTAGACTTCCCTGCCGTTATCCAGGCTTATAATATGGGAATCGGATATATTGACTTTGTCGCTGAACAAGGGGGAAAACACAGTGAAGAAATCGCTAAGCAATTCTCTCTCAAGCAGGCTGAAAAGAATCCAGAGGTATATGATTGCGGAGGCGATAAGAATAATTTCCGCTATCCATACTGTTATGGCGATTTCACATACACCACTAAGGTAACAAAGAATATCGAGATTCTCACAGCAAGAGGCACAGGAAAAAACGGTGAATATAAATCAGTTTGGTAA
- a CDS encoding serine hydrolase domain-containing protein, whose translation MDKKQQINEYMNTLAEGNYFNGSVLAANKGEVILNKGYGLSSYQYAIENTSDTRFRIGSLTKSFTAAAVLLLHQQGRLNLSDKINDYINNFHSENGVTIHHLLCHSSGVADFTFSSEYWEKYMRLPSSLEQSVNWIKSRPLQFKPGTNMQYSNAGYLLLTALIENVSGLPYEQFLLENIFKPLQLKNTGIDHGRKIVKDLASGHSVWEEVINAEFVDMSIPQGAYGMYSTAEDLYKWTEALRNGVLLNKNMTLKMFTASHGGYGYGWFISGNSETARHTGDINGFTNELLMNFKEDLTIIVLSNVNITPADKICEDISKIILNKEVRMPERFSPVREPIPWRNLIGEYKSNELYSSVHWENNKLFVTMPKKYGALYKYEIRPFTLTDGKAIFKSEFVYEVFTFDLKGHFLEFVDVYGKTHILKKQTAQ comes from the coding sequence ATGGACAAGAAACAGCAAATTAATGAGTATATGAACACCCTTGCAGAGGGCAATTATTTTAATGGATCTGTACTTGCAGCAAATAAAGGAGAAGTCATTCTGAATAAAGGATATGGACTATCAAGTTATCAATATGCCATTGAAAACACGTCAGACACCAGGTTCCGAATCGGTTCTTTAACAAAGTCATTTACCGCCGCGGCTGTCCTGCTGCTCCACCAGCAAGGAAGACTGAATCTTTCGGATAAAATTAATGACTATATTAACAATTTCCATTCTGAAAACGGTGTGACCATCCACCATTTATTATGCCATTCTTCGGGTGTGGCTGATTTCACTTTCTCTTCTGAATACTGGGAGAAATATATGCGCCTTCCTTCCAGTCTGGAACAATCCGTCAATTGGATTAAAAGCAGACCGCTGCAATTTAAGCCCGGTACAAACATGCAATACAGCAATGCAGGATATCTGCTCCTGACTGCTTTAATTGAAAACGTTTCAGGTTTACCCTATGAACAATTCCTCCTGGAGAATATTTTTAAACCACTTCAACTAAAAAATACAGGCATTGATCATGGCCGCAAGATTGTGAAGGACTTGGCCAGCGGTCATTCGGTCTGGGAAGAGGTAATTAACGCAGAATTTGTAGATATGAGCATTCCACAGGGAGCATATGGGATGTACAGCACTGCTGAGGATTTATACAAGTGGACAGAAGCATTGCGGAATGGTGTACTGCTAAACAAAAACATGACCTTAAAAATGTTCACAGCCAGCCATGGCGGATATGGCTATGGCTGGTTTATTAGCGGCAATTCGGAGACAGCCAGACACACTGGGGACATCAATGGCTTTACAAATGAACTGTTGATGAACTTTAAAGAGGATCTTACCATTATCGTGTTGAGTAATGTAAATATAACTCCAGCGGACAAAATCTGTGAGGATATATCCAAAATCATTTTAAATAAGGAGGTTCGCATGCCGGAAAGGTTTTCTCCTGTAAGAGAGCCTATTCCATGGAGAAATCTTATAGGTGAATATAAATCCAATGAATTATATTCATCAGTCCATTGGGAAAACAATAAATTGTTTGTGACCATGCCAAAGAAATATGGGGCACTATATAAATATGAAATAAGACCTTTTACCCTTACAGACGGCAAAGCTATTTTCAAATCAGAATTTGTGTATGAGGTTTTTACATTTGATTTGAAAGGTCACTTTCTAGAGTTTGTAGATGTATATGGAAAAACGCATATTCTTAAAAAACAAACCGCACAATAA
- a CDS encoding LTA synthase family protein: MILNTLLHKSQDILNKYIGFFFLAVFLLWMKTYITQMTQFNLGIESALQQFLLFINPLGSALLFLGIAFFFKGRRKYIALMVMYFFLSFLLFANAVYYRFFNDFITLPTLTQTQNFGDVSGSISSLLKPTDIFFFLDFIVLAGLLIFKAVKMETKDLTRRRSAALIYASLAISFANLGLAETDRPELLTRGFDRNYIVKYLGMYNYTIYDAVQSTKASAQRVMADSSDTTEVINFTKSNYAEPNPKYFGKAEGMNVIYLHLESIQTFLMNYELHGEEVTPFLNSLIEEENTTYFDNFFHQTAQGKTADAEFILENSLYGLPQGSAFTTKGMNTYNAAPAILKDKGYTSAVFHGNSGSFWNRNEIYKSFGYDNFFDADYYDLKPENMADYGLMDKPFFEQSMPYLESLKQPFYSKFITVSHHYPYHMDQEMATIEPHTTGDKSVDNYFQTARYADEALKQFFEQLKASGLYENSVIVMYGDHYGISKNHNKAMEKVLGKEITPFDSAGLQRVPLFIRVPGMEGGVNHEFGGQIDLMPTLMHLLGIDTKQYLQFGTDLLSENHDDLVPFRNGDFMSPTISSVDGKYYDSTTGELLDESRFEEAKKLQESAEQKLALSDKVVNGDLLRFYQPENFEPVDRSKYDYKAENNGVIKKSEEPDETSETEPADK; encoded by the coding sequence ATGATTTTGAATACTTTACTTCATAAAAGTCAGGATATATTGAATAAATATATAGGCTTTTTCTTTTTAGCAGTATTTCTGCTCTGGATGAAAACGTATATTACTCAAATGACACAATTTAATTTAGGCATTGAAAGTGCCTTGCAGCAGTTCCTTTTATTCATTAACCCGCTTGGGTCTGCATTGCTGTTTTTAGGGATTGCATTCTTTTTTAAAGGCAGAAGAAAATATATCGCATTGATGGTTATGTACTTCTTCCTGTCGTTCCTGCTGTTTGCAAATGCAGTGTACTACCGTTTCTTTAATGACTTTATTACACTGCCGACATTGACGCAGACACAAAATTTCGGTGATGTTAGCGGAAGCATCAGCTCACTATTAAAGCCAACTGATATCTTTTTCTTCCTTGATTTCATCGTGCTTGCCGGCTTGCTTATTTTTAAAGCCGTTAAAATGGAAACAAAGGATTTGACGCGCCGCAGATCAGCAGCCCTAATCTATGCGTCGCTTGCCATTTCCTTTGCAAATCTGGGCCTTGCTGAAACAGACCGCCCTGAGCTTTTGACAAGAGGTTTTGACCGTAACTATATTGTTAAATATCTGGGCATGTACAATTATACAATCTATGATGCAGTGCAAAGCACAAAGGCATCCGCACAAAGAGTTATGGCGGATAGCAGTGATACAACTGAAGTCATTAACTTTACAAAATCGAATTATGCTGAGCCGAATCCGAAATATTTTGGAAAAGCCGAAGGCATGAATGTGATCTACCTTCACCTTGAGTCCATTCAGACATTTTTAATGAACTATGAATTGCATGGTGAAGAAGTAACACCATTCCTGAATTCGCTGATAGAAGAGGAAAATACAACGTATTTTGACAACTTCTTCCATCAGACTGCACAAGGGAAAACAGCTGATGCTGAGTTTATCCTTGAGAACTCCCTATATGGGCTCCCTCAGGGTTCTGCCTTTACAACAAAAGGTATGAATACGTACAATGCAGCGCCGGCAATTCTGAAGGATAAAGGATATACTTCTGCGGTCTTCCACGGCAACTCCGGAAGTTTCTGGAACCGTAACGAAATTTATAAATCATTTGGATATGATAACTTTTTTGATGCAGATTATTATGATTTAAAACCTGAAAACATGGCTGACTACGGTCTAATGGATAAGCCGTTCTTTGAACAATCCATGCCGTACCTGGAATCGCTGAAGCAGCCGTTCTATTCTAAATTCATTACAGTGTCCCATCACTATCCGTATCATATGGATCAGGAGATGGCGACAATTGAGCCCCATACTACAGGGGACAAATCAGTTGATAATTACTTTCAGACAGCCCGTTATGCTGACGAAGCGCTTAAACAGTTCTTTGAACAGCTGAAGGCTTCCGGTCTGTATGAAAACTCAGTAATTGTCATGTATGGTGACCATTATGGAATTTCCAAAAATCATAATAAAGCAATGGAAAAAGTGCTTGGCAAGGAAATTACACCGTTCGATAGTGCCGGTCTGCAGCGTGTTCCTCTATTCATCCGTGTACCTGGCATGGAAGGCGGAGTAAATCATGAATTTGGCGGTCAGATCGACCTGATGCCAACATTGATGCACTTGCTTGGGATTGATACTAAACAGTATCTCCAATTCGGTACAGACTTATTATCAGAAAATCATGATGACCTTGTGCCGTTCCGTAACGGAGACTTCATGAGCCCAACCATTTCATCTGTTGACGGAAAGTACTATGACTCAACAACGGGTGAACTGCTGGATGAAAGCCGTTTTGAAGAAGCGAAAAAACTCCAGGAAAGTGCTGAGCAGAAATTGGCACTATCTGATAAAGTGGTAAACGGAGATCTTCTCCGCTTCTACCAACCGGAAAACTTCGAACCGGTTGATCGTTCAAAATACGATTACAAAGCAGAAAACAATGGGGTAATCAAGAAGAGCGAAGAACCTGATGAAACGTCTGAAACTGAACCAGCTGATAAATAA
- a CDS encoding uroporphyrinogen-III synthase has product MKKLAGKKVALLGSRKIEDISKLVENQGGAAVSRPAQGTLLLKDEKLQDHVEMLTECSFDWIIFTTGIGVETIYQTALEMNRSDALISSLQKANIAVRGYKTANMLKKLNIIPAVRDDDGSMAGLLRELSAYSLKGMKVALQLHGDPAPLLKQWLEDNQAVYEEILPYTHIPPEEKVMSLLLSEILDGKLDSVFFTSTPQVRNLFSFARQKNTEEQLKTCFSEKTVALSVGKVTAQALYEEGIIRVIFPEVERIGSAVIELARYYTEEDI; this is encoded by the coding sequence ATGAAAAAGCTTGCCGGCAAAAAAGTTGCACTTTTAGGTTCACGGAAAATAGAAGATATCAGTAAATTGGTGGAGAATCAGGGAGGGGCTGCTGTCAGCAGGCCCGCTCAGGGAACATTACTGCTGAAAGATGAAAAACTCCAGGACCATGTAGAAATGCTGACTGAGTGCAGCTTCGATTGGATTATTTTTACGACTGGAATCGGTGTTGAAACCATTTATCAAACTGCTCTTGAAATGAATAGAAGTGATGCCCTGATCAGCAGCCTGCAAAAAGCAAATATTGCTGTAAGGGGATACAAAACCGCCAATATGCTGAAAAAACTTAATATCATACCTGCTGTTCGGGATGATGACGGCAGCATGGCAGGATTACTTCGAGAGCTCTCAGCATATTCTCTAAAAGGCATGAAAGTAGCTCTGCAGCTTCACGGCGACCCCGCACCGCTCCTTAAACAATGGCTGGAAGATAACCAGGCCGTCTATGAAGAAATTCTTCCATATACCCATATTCCTCCGGAGGAAAAAGTGATGAGTCTGCTGCTTTCAGAGATCCTTGACGGAAAGCTCGATTCCGTATTTTTCACAAGCACTCCACAAGTGAGGAATTTATTCAGCTTCGCCCGCCAAAAGAATACAGAAGAACAATTGAAAACCTGTTTTTCGGAAAAAACTGTTGCGTTATCTGTTGGAAAAGTAACTGCTCAAGCTTTATATGAAGAAGGGATTATTAGAGTCATTTTCCCCGAAGTCGAAAGGATAGGCAGTGCGGTAATTGAATTAGCCCGTTATTATACGGAAGAAGATATTTAG
- a CDS encoding LacI family DNA-binding transcriptional regulator, whose protein sequence is MSYTIKDVAKKANVSIATVSRILNGQGGYSEKTKSKVLKVIEELGYQPNAVARGLINKRTHTIGVLFPKLSSSLVTDLLDGIEKAANDNGSSVIVCHTESNGEKTMKYLQLLIEKRVDGIIFASEILKDEYYRFVTKTSMPMILLSTESYAYPVPFVKVNDFHAAYAAAKHLIDKGHTRIGMISGNKDDIIAGIPRIEGFKKALTDHNIPLGSENIVFSRGFTFPDGVEGLKNLIKQFPDATAIFAASDEMAIGALSAAYQMGIRVPDEISVIGYDNLNLAEMSIPPLTTVGQPLAKMGEAAAEMLFSILETGETPESRIMPHKIIERMSVKERK, encoded by the coding sequence ATGTCCTATACCATCAAAGATGTTGCCAAAAAGGCAAATGTCTCTATTGCAACAGTCTCCAGGATTTTAAATGGCCAGGGAGGGTATTCGGAAAAAACAAAATCTAAAGTTCTTAAAGTGATTGAAGAACTGGGCTATCAGCCAAATGCAGTAGCAAGGGGATTAATTAATAAGAGAACCCATACGATTGGGGTGCTTTTCCCAAAACTATCGAGCTCATTGGTTACCGATCTGCTGGATGGCATTGAAAAGGCTGCAAATGATAACGGTTCCAGTGTGATTGTCTGTCATACTGAATCAAATGGCGAAAAAACGATGAAGTATCTTCAGCTGCTTATTGAAAAAAGGGTAGACGGAATCATTTTCGCAAGTGAAATTTTAAAGGATGAATATTATCGATTTGTAACCAAAACCAGCATGCCAATGATTCTGCTTTCGACAGAGTCCTATGCGTACCCGGTGCCTTTTGTAAAAGTTAACGATTTTCATGCAGCATATGCAGCAGCTAAGCATTTAATAGACAAGGGTCATACCAGAATTGGAATGATAAGCGGGAACAAGGATGATATCATCGCGGGGATTCCCAGGATAGAAGGATTTAAGAAAGCTTTGACCGATCATAACATACCGCTGGGGTCTGAAAATATTGTATTCAGCAGGGGATTTACATTTCCTGATGGTGTTGAGGGTTTGAAAAATCTTATCAAACAGTTTCCTGATGCAACGGCAATATTTGCAGCAAGTGATGAAATGGCTATAGGTGCCTTATCAGCAGCTTATCAAATGGGAATAAGGGTCCCGGACGAAATTTCTGTTATAGGGTATGATAACTTGAATCTTGCTGAAATGTCCATCCCGCCGCTGACAACAGTAGGACAGCCTCTCGCAAAAATGGGTGAAGCTGCAGCAGAAATGCTTTTTTCCATTCTAGAAACTGGCGAAACTCCGGAAAGCCGGATAATGCCGCATAAAATCATTGAAAGAATGAGTGTGAAAGAGAGAAAATAA